A region of Pirellulales bacterium DNA encodes the following proteins:
- a CDS encoding tetratricopeptide repeat protein — MRIALAVAIALFFAVGGPAPGFAEPSKSPVEPPTRPAAAGPAALDLDDPAEPFVPARARAEDDENRIEALGLFAAGRINEQEDRPLEALRRYERASRFDPSSQVARRQAVLTAIRLERWSDALRYAARGDLDVDEASVLWELGRHFEEQEQYEAALRHFRAARALQTDKHSAGYVLLTREIGRSALLARQSPEAADAFAELVKALEHPEQHGVDERTRRRISLDGEGASGMAALYLLSAEAFLSADRPDQATAALEKAEAAAPNAAVHAYRVARVEDARHQPAKALDLLNKYFETKETGAGLAPYQLLAKVLTDLGRETELAATLEKLHERDTDNPLLSLFLAEQYQKASQFEKAAPLYRDMLANSPTPLAYEGLAVSQHRLKQTAALFDLLADVAGKAGDLDPLGDETAAIAADAETVGALLQLAKEKHQADADSLGYGARLAMALVALKAGRMDDAAEFFERAIKVNRESAKHVYRVWGTGLLADKHYGAAARIFRRAIDERAVAGDDPTFHYFLSAALVLDDKADEALEAAKHAASLNPRSIMLAGRVAWVAYYAKHYDEARAAYEDFLRRFDEPGKAEGERKELHQARMILSSIAVIEHDLPAAEEWLSQVLDEFPDDIGAQNDLGYLWADQGKRLKTSLAMIERAVAAEPENVAYRDSLGWVLHRLGRHEEAVVELKKAASGESPDGVMLEHLGEACQAAGQHDAAKDAWQKALTAFEKAADPEKIARVKQKLAGAG, encoded by the coding sequence GTGCGTATCGCCCTTGCCGTTGCGATCGCTCTTTTTTTCGCCGTCGGCGGTCCGGCCCCAGGCTTTGCCGAGCCGAGCAAGAGCCCGGTCGAGCCGCCGACGCGGCCGGCGGCAGCGGGTCCCGCGGCCTTGGATCTCGACGATCCCGCCGAGCCCTTCGTTCCCGCCCGTGCCCGCGCCGAAGATGACGAGAACCGCATTGAAGCCCTCGGCCTTTTCGCCGCGGGACGCATCAACGAGCAGGAAGACCGGCCCCTGGAGGCCTTGCGGCGCTACGAGCGGGCCAGCCGTTTCGATCCGTCGTCGCAGGTGGCCCGCCGGCAGGCGGTGCTGACGGCCATTCGGCTGGAACGATGGTCCGACGCGTTGCGCTATGCGGCCCGCGGCGACCTCGACGTTGACGAAGCCAGCGTGTTGTGGGAGTTGGGGCGGCATTTCGAGGAGCAAGAACAATATGAGGCTGCACTGCGGCACTTTCGCGCGGCGCGGGCCTTGCAGACCGACAAGCATTCGGCCGGCTATGTGCTGCTGACGCGCGAAATCGGACGGTCGGCCTTGCTGGCACGCCAGTCTCCGGAAGCCGCCGACGCCTTTGCGGAACTCGTGAAAGCGCTCGAGCACCCCGAACAGCACGGCGTGGACGAGCGGACGCGCAGACGCATTTCGCTCGACGGCGAAGGCGCCTCCGGCATGGCGGCGCTCTACCTGTTGTCTGCCGAGGCGTTTCTTTCGGCCGACCGGCCGGACCAGGCAACTGCCGCGTTGGAAAAAGCCGAGGCCGCCGCCCCGAATGCGGCGGTGCATGCCTACCGTGTGGCGCGGGTCGAAGACGCACGCCACCAGCCGGCCAAGGCCCTCGACCTGCTCAACAAGTATTTCGAAACCAAAGAGACCGGTGCCGGGCTCGCCCCCTATCAACTGCTGGCCAAGGTTTTGACCGATTTGGGGCGCGAGACGGAGCTGGCCGCCACGCTGGAAAAGTTGCACGAACGGGACACCGACAACCCGTTGCTGTCACTTTTTCTGGCCGAGCAATATCAAAAGGCCAGCCAATTCGAGAAAGCCGCTCCGCTCTATCGCGACATGCTGGCCAACAGCCCGACACCGCTGGCGTATGAGGGGCTGGCGGTCTCGCAACATCGGCTGAAGCAGACGGCGGCCCTGTTCGATCTGCTCGCCGACGTGGCCGGCAAGGCGGGCGACCTCGACCCCTTGGGCGACGAGACAGCGGCCATCGCCGCCGATGCGGAAACCGTGGGGGCGCTACTGCAGTTGGCAAAAGAAAAGCATCAGGCCGACGCCGACAGCCTGGGATATGGTGCCCGGCTCGCGATGGCTCTCGTCGCCTTGAAAGCCGGGCGCATGGACGACGCCGCTGAATTCTTTGAGCGGGCCATCAAGGTCAACCGCGAAAGTGCCAAACATGTCTATCGAGTTTGGGGCACGGGATTGTTGGCCGACAAGCACTATGGGGCCGCGGCGAGAATCTTTCGACGGGCCATTGACGAGCGGGCCGTCGCCGGCGACGATCCGACGTTTCATTACTTCCTGTCGGCGGCGCTGGTGCTGGACGACAAGGCAGACGAGGCACTGGAAGCCGCCAAACACGCCGCCAGCCTCAATCCTCGTTCGATCATGCTGGCTGGGCGAGTGGCTTGGGTGGCGTATTATGCCAAGCACTACGACGAGGCACGTGCCGCGTATGAGGACTTCCTGCGACGCTTCGACGAACCGGGCAAAGCGGAAGGCGAGCGGAAAGAGTTGCATCAGGCGCGCATGATTTTGTCGAGCATCGCCGTCATCGAGCACGATCTGCCGGCCGCCGAAGAATGGCTGTCGCAGGTGCTGGACGAGTTTCCCGACGATATTGGCGCGCAGAACGATCTAGGTTATCTGTGGGCCGATCAGGGCAAGCGACTCAAGACGTCTCTGGCCATGATCGAGCGTGCGGTGGCGGCCGAGCCCGAGAACGTCGCCTACCGCGACAGCCTGGGTTGGGTCTTGCACCGCCTGGGGCGGCACGAAGAGGCGGTGGTCGAGCTCAAGAAGGCGGCCTCCGGCGAATCGCCCGACGGGGTGATGCTCGAACACTTGGGCGAGGCCTGCCAGGCTGCCGGCCAACACGACGCCGCGAAAGATGCCTGGCAGAAGGCACTGACGGCCTTCGAGAAAGCGGCCGACCCCGAAAAGATCGCGCGGGTCAAGCAAAAGCTGGCGGGCGCAGGATGA
- the thrC gene encoding threonine synthase has product MAFQRCIAHDCGATYGIDEVRVACDRCGNLLDVAYDWDRARPPDSWEFFEQKWSRRYDPLDFSGVWRFRELLPFAPPEQIVTIGEGQTLLLPSGGVAKYVGLQPGRLFLQYEGMNPSGSFKDNGMSAAFTHARMTGATRAACASTGNTSASLALYSSVTKLMRALIFVGSGKISYGKLSQALDYGALTMQIAGDFDDAMARVQEVSKELGIYLVNSVNPFRLEGQKTIMYRVLEALRWEVPDWIVVPGGNLGNSSAFGKAFAELREIGLIDRVPRLAVINAAGANTLHVLYAQRELRWNAGCPDCGKSTGYYSELDRRGQRASTIASAIEINRPVNLLKCLRALDVCDGVVREVSDQEILDAKAQVGAGGLGCEPASAASVAGAKLLRSEGVIGADERVVCILTGHQLKDPTATVAYHTTDQQKFNEVLGSRGVKRASFANRAVAVSNDLNEIIKAIQVYS; this is encoded by the coding sequence TTGGCCTTTCAACGGTGCATTGCGCACGATTGCGGCGCGACCTACGGCATCGACGAGGTGCGAGTCGCGTGCGATCGTTGCGGCAATCTGCTCGACGTGGCTTACGATTGGGACCGTGCCCGGCCGCCCGACTCGTGGGAGTTTTTCGAGCAAAAATGGTCTCGCCGCTACGACCCGCTCGATTTCAGCGGCGTGTGGCGGTTTCGCGAGCTGCTCCCCTTCGCTCCGCCCGAACAGATCGTGACGATCGGAGAGGGGCAGACGCTGCTGCTGCCTTCCGGCGGCGTAGCTAAGTATGTTGGCCTGCAGCCGGGCCGGCTCTTTCTGCAATACGAAGGGATGAACCCTTCGGGCAGCTTCAAAGACAATGGCATGTCGGCCGCCTTCACGCACGCGCGGATGACCGGCGCCACCCGCGCCGCCTGCGCTTCGACCGGCAACACCAGCGCGTCGCTGGCCCTCTATAGCTCGGTGACCAAGCTGATGCGGGCCTTGATCTTCGTCGGTTCGGGCAAAATCTCCTACGGCAAGCTCTCGCAGGCGCTCGACTACGGGGCGCTCACCATGCAGATTGCCGGCGACTTCGACGACGCCATGGCCCGCGTGCAGGAAGTCTCGAAAGAGCTGGGCATTTACCTGGTGAACAGCGTCAATCCCTTCCGGCTGGAAGGCCAGAAGACGATCATGTACCGCGTGCTCGAAGCGCTGCGCTGGGAGGTGCCCGACTGGATCGTCGTGCCCGGCGGGAACCTGGGCAACTCCAGCGCTTTTGGCAAGGCCTTCGCCGAGTTGCGGGAGATCGGTCTCATCGACCGCGTTCCGCGGCTGGCGGTCATCAACGCCGCGGGGGCCAACACGTTGCACGTGCTCTATGCCCAGCGAGAGCTGCGTTGGAACGCCGGCTGTCCCGACTGCGGCAAGTCGACGGGCTACTATTCCGAGCTCGATCGGCGAGGGCAACGCGCCTCGACCATCGCCAGCGCCATCGAGATCAATCGGCCGGTGAACCTGCTGAAATGCCTGCGGGCGCTCGACGTGTGCGACGGCGTGGTGCGCGAGGTGAGCGATCAGGAGATTCTCGACGCCAAGGCCCAGGTGGGCGCCGGCGGACTGGGCTGCGAGCCGGCCAGCGCGGCCAGCGTGGCGGGGGCGAAGCTGTTGCGCTCGGAGGGCGTGATCGGCGCCGACGAACGCGTGGTGTGCATCCTCACTGGGCACCAACTCAAAGACCCGACGGCCACTGTGGCTTATCACACGACCGACCAGCAGAAGTTCAACGAAGTCTTGGGCAGCCGCGGCGTGAAGCGTGCTTCGTTCGCCAATCGTGCCGTGGCGGTCTCGAACGATCTCAACGAGATCATCAAGGCGATCCAGGTTTACAGCTAG
- a CDS encoding serine/threonine-protein kinase — MKSAYPSIKQLAPDDVTLDAPVDLLSPSSAPSPACKVELVEGSESGLTSQTQVLLRSRLRAASLVLFFGSGAFLVKNLITGGLPDLRDPMLLAGERLLFGFHLFHVTMLGLVSVVLLRRCHQFSLRQLRLTELAIFAWTGLFLLRVQHFTSLYCATQHGFIPNPAGMWFTLIFTYAIFIPNTWRRAACVIGVMAAAPVIWTLFDMTWFESIAQCRQNYDDFPALVLMMGTAFGASVLGTHMIGTLRREAYEAKQLGQYRLKHLIGSGGMGEVYLAEHQLLKRPCALKVIRPGKADDPKVLARFEREVRATAALSHWNTVEIFDYGRTEDGTFYYVMEYLPGLSLADLVQRYGPLPVGRAIYFLRQTCEALHEAHSSGLIHRDIKPGNIFAAQRGGVYDVVKLLDFGLAKPLTGNGDYLELTLDGAITGSPLFMSPEQSLGENEADARGDIYSLGAVAYYLLTGRPPFEGNTAMKVMVAHAREDAVPLSRWRPEIPTDIEQVVLRCLAKRPEDRFQDVLSLEQALADCEAAVDWSRDRAKQWWYETESVLAEPAMRPESLTSSAVGQ, encoded by the coding sequence ATGAAATCGGCTTATCCCAGCATCAAACAGCTTGCGCCCGACGACGTGACTCTCGACGCGCCGGTCGATCTCTTGTCGCCCAGCTCGGCGCCGTCGCCGGCCTGCAAGGTGGAACTGGTCGAGGGGAGCGAATCGGGACTCACCAGCCAGACGCAGGTTTTATTGCGATCTCGGCTGCGAGCGGCGTCGTTGGTCTTGTTTTTCGGATCGGGCGCGTTCCTGGTGAAAAACCTGATTACCGGCGGCCTGCCCGATCTGCGCGATCCGATGCTGCTCGCCGGCGAACGGCTGTTGTTTGGCTTTCATCTCTTCCACGTGACCATGCTGGGGTTGGTCAGCGTGGTGTTGCTGCGGCGCTGCCACCAGTTCAGCTTGCGTCAACTCCGGTTGACCGAGTTGGCCATTTTCGCCTGGACGGGCCTGTTTTTGTTGCGCGTGCAGCACTTCACCAGTCTGTATTGCGCCACGCAGCACGGTTTCATCCCGAATCCGGCCGGCATGTGGTTCACGCTCATCTTCACCTACGCGATCTTCATACCGAACACCTGGCGGCGGGCGGCCTGCGTCATCGGCGTGATGGCGGCCGCCCCGGTGATTTGGACCCTGTTCGATATGACCTGGTTCGAATCGATCGCCCAATGCCGTCAGAACTACGACGATTTTCCCGCTCTGGTGCTGATGATGGGCACCGCCTTCGGCGCCAGCGTATTGGGCACGCACATGATCGGCACCTTGCGCCGCGAGGCCTACGAAGCGAAGCAGCTCGGACAGTACCGGCTGAAGCACCTGATCGGTTCCGGCGGCATGGGCGAAGTCTATCTGGCCGAACATCAGCTTTTGAAGCGGCCCTGCGCGCTCAAGGTCATCCGGCCCGGCAAGGCCGACGACCCCAAGGTGCTGGCCCGCTTCGAGCGCGAGGTGCGGGCGACCGCGGCCCTTTCGCACTGGAACACGGTCGAGATTTTCGACTATGGCCGGACGGAAGACGGCACGTTTTACTACGTGATGGAGTATTTGCCCGGCTTGAGCCTGGCCGATCTCGTCCAGCGTTACGGACCGCTGCCGGTGGGCCGCGCCATCTATTTTTTGCGGCAGACCTGCGAGGCCCTGCACGAGGCCCACTCCAGCGGCCTGATCCATCGAGACATCAAGCCCGGCAATATCTTTGCGGCCCAGCGGGGCGGCGTTTACGACGTCGTGAAGCTGCTCGACTTCGGGCTGGCCAAGCCGCTGACCGGCAACGGCGACTACCTGGAGTTGACCCTGGACGGCGCCATCACCGGCTCTCCGCTGTTCATGTCGCCCGAACAATCGCTGGGCGAGAACGAGGCCGACGCCCGCGGCGACATTTATTCGCTGGGCGCCGTGGCCTATTACCTGCTGACGGGCCGCCCTCCCTTCGAGGGCAACACGGCCATGAAGGTGATGGTGGCCCACGCCCGCGAAGACGCCGTGCCGCTCTCGCGCTGGCGGCCGGAAATCCCCACCGACATCGAGCAGGTGGTGCTCCGCTGCCTGGCGAAGCGGCCCGAGGACCGCTTTCAGGACGTGTTGTCGTTGGAACAGGCCTTGGCCGACTGCGAGGCGGCCGTCGACTGGTCGCGCGACCGTGCCAAGCAGTGGTGGTACGAGACGGAAAGCGTGTTGGCAGAGCCGGCGATGCGGCCGGAATCCCTGACCTCCTCCGCCGTCGGGCAATGA
- a CDS encoding GNAT family N-acetyltransferase, producing MATIEPIDAGSHYLTLVKKLWRANSETLGFLPDGAFDEYASKGGILIARDRDALVGYLLYRLGKSKATIAHLCVDETARGKGYPEELVRHLVVRTNHLAGIDLRCRRDFPACRVWQRLGFTVLKESPGRAADGSELTHFWLDFGHADLFTSEPRCAIVVLDANVFVDLAECRNEESQGLLADWLQDSVEFFVTSELNNDINRARDPQLRRKRKQDALRFEELKHSHDEFMKWEQVIRPLFPVFKTEQDESDFRHLVRAVAGGAAAFVTRDDELLRLADEVYHLSGLRVLRPAELIGRIDELVRESEYQRFQVAGTRRINRQRASAADDSLIRAVAGPNDPHWSVRDGLNTFFAAPQRFSCFKISDNDGSVLAFYVIEQTSGCLRIPLFRVCRHKIAGTLARCILTHLVRTAVGDGKSRLLLCESIAAGPVESACADLGFLRVSEGHMKLCLSGAWGKSNLGRAIDEVGVVSDRIPAIAESLKGELTPAVASEIEHMIWPGKIVDGPLLTYLLPIRAGFAAHLFDEHLATQGLFGADVDLALNPESVYYRSACQRNVKRPGRILWYVSDDDRYQGTKSIRACSRIAEVQVGAAKRLFRQFQRLGVYEWPEVLATAKGDPEAEIMAVRFHDTELLRPIRWNDFQSILRTHGIRTNLESPVTIPARVFAALYALAFD from the coding sequence ATGGCCACAATTGAGCCGATTGATGCCGGCTCTCATTACCTAACGCTCGTCAAGAAGCTCTGGAGAGCTAACAGCGAAACCCTCGGGTTCCTTCCCGACGGAGCGTTCGATGAATACGCAAGCAAAGGCGGCATTCTCATCGCGCGGGATCGCGACGCTCTTGTCGGATACCTGCTCTACCGCCTCGGAAAGTCAAAGGCCACCATAGCGCACTTGTGCGTAGATGAAACTGCGCGAGGTAAGGGGTATCCCGAAGAACTGGTTCGACATCTCGTTGTTCGCACAAACCATCTGGCCGGAATCGATCTGCGTTGCCGAAGGGACTTCCCGGCGTGCAGAGTTTGGCAACGGCTAGGCTTTACCGTGCTTAAGGAATCGCCTGGTCGGGCGGCGGACGGCAGTGAGCTGACGCATTTCTGGCTTGATTTCGGGCACGCGGATCTTTTTACGAGCGAGCCGCGTTGCGCGATCGTCGTGCTCGATGCGAACGTTTTCGTCGACCTCGCGGAATGTCGGAATGAAGAATCGCAGGGACTGCTGGCCGACTGGCTTCAAGACTCAGTCGAATTCTTCGTTACGTCCGAGCTCAACAACGACATCAATCGAGCTCGCGACCCGCAGCTTCGTCGAAAGCGGAAACAGGACGCACTGCGATTCGAGGAACTGAAACACTCGCACGACGAGTTCATGAAGTGGGAGCAGGTTATCCGGCCTTTGTTCCCGGTCTTCAAAACGGAACAAGACGAGTCTGACTTCAGGCACCTAGTTCGTGCAGTAGCTGGCGGGGCCGCCGCCTTTGTGACACGAGACGACGAACTTCTCCGTCTGGCGGACGAAGTCTATCACCTCTCAGGGCTTCGCGTGCTGCGCCCCGCTGAGCTAATCGGGCGAATCGACGAATTGGTCCGAGAAAGCGAGTATCAGCGCTTCCAGGTTGCTGGAACGAGGCGGATCAACCGGCAACGTGCAAGCGCCGCCGATGACTCGTTGATCCGCGCCGTGGCCGGCCCAAATGACCCGCATTGGAGCGTGCGCGACGGGCTCAACACTTTTTTTGCAGCTCCTCAGCGGTTTAGCTGCTTCAAAATCAGCGACAACGACGGATCGGTACTGGCGTTCTACGTCATCGAGCAGACTTCGGGATGCCTTCGCATACCGCTATTCCGCGTGTGTCGACACAAAATCGCCGGAACGCTCGCTCGCTGCATCCTCACGCACCTAGTGCGTACCGCGGTTGGCGACGGAAAAAGCCGTTTGTTGCTTTGCGAAAGCATCGCTGCTGGGCCAGTGGAAAGCGCGTGCGCGGATCTCGGGTTCCTTCGCGTCTCAGAGGGGCACATGAAGCTCTGCCTGTCCGGGGCCTGGGGAAAGAGCAACCTGGGCCGGGCGATTGATGAGGTCGGCGTTGTATCAGACCGCATTCCAGCGATCGCAGAGTCGCTCAAAGGCGAGCTAACTCCGGCGGTGGCGTCGGAAATTGAGCACATGATCTGGCCTGGAAAGATCGTGGATGGGCCGCTCCTCACCTACCTTTTGCCGATTCGTGCCGGGTTCGCCGCGCACCTGTTCGACGAGCATCTTGCAACTCAAGGGCTTTTTGGCGCAGACGTTGACCTAGCCTTGAACCCCGAATCCGTTTATTATCGCTCCGCGTGTCAGCGAAACGTCAAACGGCCCGGCCGGATCCTCTGGTACGTCAGCGACGATGACCGATACCAGGGAACAAAATCGATTCGCGCCTGCTCGCGGATCGCCGAAGTCCAGGTCGGGGCGGCAAAGCGGCTTTTTCGGCAGTTTCAAAGGCTTGGGGTCTACGAATGGCCGGAGGTTCTAGCGACGGCGAAGGGCGACCCCGAAGCAGAAATCATGGCGGTTCGCTTCCACGACACGGAGTTGCTACGCCCAATTCGATGGAACGACTTTCAGTCCATTCTTAGAACGCATGGGATTAGGACGAATCTTGAGTCACCCGTCACGATTCCGGCCCGAGTCTTCGCCGCCCTGTACGCTCTTGCTTTCGATTGA
- a CDS encoding restriction endonuclease: MPKFSAKKIKDLFAKSDAAKTKVEKGKYLEDLAVYLFQMIPGISMTARDKKNTYDAEEIDVALWNEQHARGFKTLNFLILVECKNWSSPVGSMEVNWFLTKIKNRALDFGILIAANGITGSDEDKRQAHDVVSKSLAEGVRMVLLTRDEILALTDSDELVRTVKRKLCELIVSGTVWP, encoded by the coding sequence ATGCCTAAGTTCTCGGCCAAGAAAATCAAAGACCTCTTCGCCAAGTCAGACGCGGCCAAAACGAAAGTGGAGAAGGGAAAATACCTCGAAGACCTGGCCGTCTACCTGTTTCAAATGATCCCGGGTATTAGCATGACCGCGCGGGACAAGAAGAACACCTACGATGCCGAGGAGATCGACGTCGCGCTTTGGAACGAGCAGCACGCGAGGGGCTTCAAGACGCTCAACTTCCTTATCCTTGTGGAGTGCAAGAACTGGTCGTCCCCCGTCGGCAGCATGGAAGTGAATTGGTTCCTCACGAAAATCAAGAACCGCGCGCTGGATTTCGGCATCCTTATCGCGGCAAACGGCATCACCGGCAGCGACGAGGACAAGAGACAGGCGCACGATGTGGTTTCGAAGTCACTCGCCGAAGGCGTCCGGATGGTTCTCCTGACCCGTGACGAGATACTCGCGCTGACCGACAGCGACGAATTGGTACGCACCGTAAAACGCAAGCTCTGCGAGCTGATTGTTTCGGGCACCGTCTGGCCGTAG
- a CDS encoding SO2930 family diheme c-type cytochrome: MRIKSTLPARLIVPVLLTASIARAGDEARMVAIEPGPMAQKQLQTALIEAQAGDVVRLAAGRYDFTATISLDVAGVTLRGAGPEQTVLSFKNLVQGTGGEGLLATAGGFTIEDLAVEDARGDAVKVSGADGVTMRRLRIEWTDGPKTTNGSYGLYPVLCRNVLVEDCTVRGSSDAGIYVGQSQNIIVRRNRAYQNVAGIEIENSVSADVYDNDLTENAAGLLVFTLPDLVEKQCRGCRAFKNRIVANNHENFAPKGNIVAQVPSGTGLMVMASDEIEIFDNDLEDNQTVNLTVISYLATRLEFTDKEFDPYCETIWVHGNRFEGGGEKPAGELALLKVVLFRRTLPDMILDWSENPARQVDGSLPPALRSLFSDNGDADFARIDLAAKVPSPSKVSQDLAPYVGQHAPLAAVQIKRVGVAKRKPRRPVPKRLSEYGFFRGAGARQQPADGVLPYDVNTPLFSDYTVKHRFVKMPKGPAAKYSADDVFDLPLGTQLIKTFAMPHDLRRPDDGERLLETRILERGDDGWTGVAYLWNDEQTEAFLALAGDTIDVEWIHTDGEKRSNNYLVPNVNQCKGCHTTSAGMAPIGIKARHLNRAFDYGDMTENQLSHWTKVGALSGAPDADQAPRAVAWDDSTADLDDRARVWLEINCAHCHQPGGNAQNSGLDLRLSQSDPMKLGVLKPPVAAGTGSGGMQYDLVPGRPDRSIMMVRLRSTHPDVMMPELGKRLVPEEAVELIRDWIAAMK; this comes from the coding sequence ATGCGGATTAAATCGACCTTGCCGGCCCGGTTGATCGTGCCGGTTCTATTAACCGCTTCCATCGCGCGCGCGGGCGACGAGGCCCGAATGGTCGCGATTGAACCCGGGCCGATGGCCCAAAAGCAATTGCAAACCGCGCTGATCGAAGCGCAGGCAGGCGACGTGGTTCGGCTTGCCGCCGGACGCTACGACTTCACGGCCACGATCTCGCTCGATGTCGCCGGCGTCACCCTCCGCGGCGCCGGGCCAGAACAGACGGTCCTCAGCTTCAAGAATCTGGTGCAGGGCACCGGCGGCGAAGGGCTGCTCGCCACGGCCGGCGGCTTCACCATCGAAGACCTGGCCGTCGAAGATGCCCGTGGCGACGCCGTGAAAGTCAGCGGTGCCGACGGCGTGACGATGCGGCGGTTACGCATCGAGTGGACCGACGGCCCGAAAACCACCAACGGCAGCTACGGGCTGTATCCCGTGCTGTGCCGCAACGTGTTGGTCGAAGATTGTACGGTACGCGGCTCGTCGGACGCCGGCATCTACGTCGGCCAGTCGCAGAACATCATCGTCCGCCGCAATCGGGCCTATCAAAACGTGGCGGGCATCGAGATCGAAAACTCGGTGTCGGCCGACGTGTACGACAACGACCTGACCGAGAACGCCGCCGGATTGCTGGTTTTCACGCTGCCCGACCTGGTGGAGAAGCAGTGCCGCGGCTGTCGGGCATTCAAGAACCGCATCGTGGCCAACAACCACGAGAACTTCGCGCCCAAGGGGAATATCGTGGCCCAGGTGCCCAGCGGCACCGGCCTGATGGTGATGGCCAGCGACGAGATCGAGATATTCGACAACGACCTGGAAGACAACCAGACCGTCAACCTGACGGTGATCAGCTACCTCGCCACGCGGCTGGAATTCACCGACAAAGAGTTCGATCCGTACTGCGAGACGATTTGGGTACACGGCAACCGATTCGAAGGCGGCGGGGAAAAACCGGCCGGCGAGTTGGCCTTGCTCAAAGTCGTGCTGTTTCGCCGCACCTTGCCCGACATGATTCTCGACTGGTCGGAGAACCCGGCCCGGCAGGTCGACGGCTCGCTGCCGCCCGCCTTGCGCAGCCTGTTCAGCGACAACGGCGACGCGGATTTTGCCCGCATCGACCTGGCGGCCAAGGTGCCCAGCCCGAGCAAGGTCAGCCAGGACCTCGCCCCCTACGTCGGTCAGCATGCGCCGCTGGCGGCGGTGCAAATCAAGCGGGTCGGCGTGGCCAAACGTAAGCCGCGACGGCCGGTCCCCAAGCGGCTGTCGGAATACGGCTTCTTCCGAGGTGCCGGCGCCCGTCAGCAGCCGGCCGACGGAGTTCTGCCTTACGATGTCAACACGCCGCTTTTTTCCGATTACACGGTCAAGCACCGCTTCGTGAAAATGCCCAAGGGACCGGCTGCGAAATACTCGGCCGACGATGTGTTCGACTTGCCCCTCGGCACGCAGCTTATCAAGACTTTCGCCATGCCCCACGACCTTCGCCGGCCCGACGACGGCGAGCGGCTGTTGGAGACCAGGATTTTAGAGCGCGGTGACGACGGCTGGACCGGTGTGGCCTACCTCTGGAATGATGAACAAACGGAGGCATTCTTGGCCTTGGCGGGAGACACAATCGACGTCGAGTGGATCCACACCGATGGCGAGAAGCGGTCGAACAACTACCTGGTGCCCAATGTGAATCAGTGCAAGGGCTGTCATACGACGAGTGCCGGCATGGCGCCCATCGGCATCAAGGCCCGGCATTTGAACCGCGCGTTCGACTACGGCGACATGACCGAGAACCAGTTGAGCCATTGGACCAAGGTCGGAGCGTTATCGGGTGCGCCCGATGCCGACCAAGCGCCGCGTGCCGTCGCCTGGGACGACTCGACGGCCGATCTCGACGACCGCGCTCGCGTCTGGCTGGAGATCAACTGTGCCCATTGCCATCAGCCGGGCGGCAATGCCCAGAACTCGGGCCTCGATCTGCGGCTTTCGCAGAGCGATCCGATGAAGCTGGGCGTGCTCAAGCCGCCGGTGGCGGCCGGCACGGGTTCGGGCGGAATGCAATACGACCTTGTTCCCGGCCGGCCCGATCGCTCGATCATGATGGTCCGCCTGCGTTCGACGCACCCCGACGTAATGATGCCGGAACTGGGCAAGCGTCTGGTGCCGGAAGAGGCGGTGGAACTGATTCGCGACTGGATTGCGGCGATGAAGTGA
- a CDS encoding YebC/PmpR family DNA-binding transcriptional regulator, with protein sequence MAGHSHWANIAHKKSLIDAKRGKHWSKLSKAIIVAAKMGGGDPEANLRLRYAIDAARAVSMPKDNINRAIKRGTGELEGGNLDEVLYEGYGPGGVAVLCEILTDNRNRTASEIRKVFELSGGKLGESGCVAWMFERKGMFLIPASQIEEDALMELALEAGADDVKPAGDAYEVLCDPAVFQQVSEALAARGLTPDTSQIARIPNSTVDLDAESGRNVLKLMERLDDHDDVQNVSSNFNIPDEALAALEQ encoded by the coding sequence ATGGCCGGACATTCCCACTGGGCCAACATCGCCCACAAAAAATCCCTGATCGACGCCAAGCGCGGCAAGCACTGGAGCAAGCTCTCCAAGGCGATCATCGTGGCGGCCAAAATGGGCGGCGGCGATCCGGAAGCCAATCTTCGCTTGCGCTATGCCATCGACGCCGCGCGGGCCGTGAGCATGCCCAAAGACAACATCAACCGGGCCATCAAACGCGGCACTGGCGAGCTGGAAGGCGGCAATCTCGACGAAGTGCTCTACGAAGGCTATGGGCCGGGCGGCGTCGCCGTGCTCTGCGAAATCCTCACCGACAACCGCAACCGCACGGCCAGCGAAATACGCAAAGTGTTCGAGTTGTCGGGCGGTAAGCTGGGCGAGAGCGGCTGCGTCGCGTGGATGTTCGAGCGCAAGGGGATGTTTCTTATTCCGGCCTCGCAGATCGAAGAAGACGCGCTCATGGAGTTGGCCCTGGAGGCCGGCGCCGACGACGTGAAACCGGCAGGCGACGCCTATGAAGTCCTTTGCGACCCGGCGGTTTTCCAGCAGGTTTCCGAGGCGCTGGCCGCGCGCGGTCTGACGCCCGACACCAGCCAGATTGCCCGCATCCCCAACAGCACCGTCGATCTCGACGCCGAATCGGGCCGCAACGTCCTGAAGCTGATGGAGCGGCTCGACGACCACGACGACGTGCAGAACGTCTCCTCGAACTTCAACATCCCCGACGAGGCCCTGGCCGCGCTGGAGCAGTGA